The Gemmatimonadales bacterium nucleotide sequence TGCCGATGGCCGATTTGAGATGGTTCACGACCACGGGGTCGCGCACGCTGAATTCCCAGATCGTCGGGGTGACGCCGGGCACGATCGACATCGCCAGCTCGCCCTCGTACGTCTTACAGAACCACCCCTTGCGGGAAAACTTCTGCAGGACCCCGGCGCGCTGCCCGTCGGAGTAGCTCCAGGCGAACGCCAGGCCGAGGTAGAGGCTGAACAGGACGAAGAGAACCACGAGTGCACCCAGGGCGATGAGCCAGGCCCTGCGCGGCGAGGCGAAGATCGGAGTCATGGCGTTGGTGGGTGAGGGTGCTCAAGTATACCGTCACCGCGTCAGGGAAGCGAAGACGAACCCTTTGCCGACCGTCACCACCCAGCCCGCGCCCTCCACGTCATTCGCGAACCGTCGCGCCAGGTCGAACCTGAGGGCATCGGTGTCGTTGGAGCGGCTCGCCCCCAGGCGCAGTCCCAGACCCGCGTCCCATCCGGTGCGGCGCCGATCGCCCGCATACCAGGCCCCACCGTGGTCCACGAATCCCGCGACCCCCAGGCCGACCATTCCCAGGAAGTCGTCCACCACCGTGACTCGGTACTCCGCCGTCGCGAAGATCGAACGATCCCCGGTGAAGGCATGGCTGCGGAACGCCCGGGGGCCGACGCCGAGGCCTAGATCGAACTCCGCGCCAGGGAGGGCCCCCTTCTGCCAGCCGGCGTCCACGTGCAGAATCCCGACCTGGTGCGCCCCCGGCTGCAGCACGGCGGTGGCGGCGAGCTGGACCGTTCCGGAGTCGAGCCCCGCCGAGCTGTAGACGCCTCCACCCAGCGCCTCCAGATAGCCGAACCCTCCGGGCACCCGGGCACCCAGCCGCGCGGTGACCTGTGGACCGATCCCATCGCGATCGTATCCGAACAGCTTGGGCGCGGCGAGCGCGCCGACTCGGAGGGTGACGCCGACATCGACGTCCTCTTCCCGGGCGAACCCCGCGACGCCTCGGGTGACCAGAAAGCTGGCGCGGTTCCAGGTGAGGTACGGACCGAGGGCGCCGGTCACCGTCTTGGGAAAAGGCGCGGTGGACGCCTCCGGAAGAAAGTCATCCCGCCGGACCTGGCCCTGCACGCCGAAGCGGAGGAACCCGCGGGAGGAGGCGCGAAGGGCCCAGGCCGCGGAGGTCCGCGCCAGCGTGTAGCGCCGCTGAAGGGTGTCGTCCGCGACATTGGACCCCTCGAAGAACCGGAGCACCCGCTCGTCGTGGTCCTCCAGCTCGACCCGGAAGCCGCTGGTCGAGGCGAGCGAGAAGAACGGCTGCTCCACCAGCAGGGCCTCCAGCCGACCATCGCTGCGGTCCTCGTACTGGAGCCCGAGCCCCACTTTGCCCGCGAAAAGACGCGGGCGCCGAAACCCGAGCGTGACGGTGGAGCGATCGGGCGTCTTGCGGTAGCGGACCGCGGCGGTGGAGGCGGTGCCCAGGAGATTGTCTTCCACCAGCCCGATGGTGAAGGCCACCTCGCCGCCGGCGCTCCGGAAGCGCCAGTCCGCTTTGGTGCTCCAGCCGTCTTTGGTCAGCACCCGGATGACCAGGCCGGAGTCGGTGCGCACCGAATCGATCCGCACCTGCCGAAAGACCGCGAGCGCGCGGAGATTGCGCTCCGACTCCGCCACCCGCGCCGAGTCGTACGCCTCTCCGGGGCGGAAGAGCAGCTCCCGCCGGATCGTCGCGGCCCGGGTCTCCACGTGCAGGGCGTTGCCGACCCGCGCGACCAACCCGCGCTCCTCGGGATCGAAGATGTCCCGGCGGTCGAGCGTGACCCCGACGATCCGGTGTGGGTCCGGCGTCGCCCCCGAATCGACGGGAGCTTGGGCGGAGAGCCAGGTCGGAAGGCTGAGGACGAACAGGGGCAGGAGGTACCGGAACTGCAATCGTGCTCCTGGGGCGGGTGTCTCAAAGATACATGGCGAGATCGGCGACGCTGGACACGATCCGGTCTGGCGTGATCGAGCTCTGTCGGAGCACCTCCTCACGGAACTTTCCGGTGCGCACCAGCCAGCCCTGCAGCCCGGCGCGCTGTGCCCCGTCGACGTCCGACCAGAGGTCGTCTCCCACCATGGCGATCCGGCCCGCCTCCCCCGCGCCGAGGCTCCGAACCGCGGCGGCAAAGAAGGCGGAGCTGGGCTTGCCCGCCACGGTGGCACTGGTGCCGGTGGCGTACTCCAGGGCGGCGACGAAAGGCCCGGCGTCGAGCGCCAGCCGCTCGCCCCGGAGCCAGTAGCGGTCGCGGGAGAGCGCCACCAGGGCTGCGCCGGCCATGATCCGCTCGAACGCCTCCTGGAGGAGCTGGTAGCTCCACCGCTCGCCCAGATCGCCCAGCACCACGGCGTCTACCGGGCCCGCCCCGCTCAGCCCCGATGTCCCACCCACCAGCTCGAGACCGACGATGTCCTTCAGGGCCGGGGCGGGCAGGAACGGCGCCACCCGCCCGTGGCCGGTGGCGCGCAGCAGCTCGACCCCCGCCAGCGTGGCGGTGAAGATCTCTTCAGGACGCACGGTGAAGCCATATTCGCCGAGCCGCTCGACCAGCATCGCGCGCGAGCGGCTGGTGGTGTTGGTGACCAGCCGGAACGGCGTGCCCGCCTGGCGCAGCCGGCCGAGCATCTCCACGGCACCGGGGATCGCCGCGCCAGCTGCGTAGAGCGTGCCGTCGAGGTCGAGCAGCCAGGCCGTGGGACGGTCCGCCGCCGGCGCCGCTGCCGCGCGCGACCCACTTTGGTTATCCTGCATTCAGGATCTGACGACCATGCCAACCATTCCTTTTGTGCTCCATGCCGCCCTCCTGGCGCACCTCGCGTCGCCCTACCCCTTCGCCGTGGGCGAGCGCCTGCAGTACGAGGCGAGGCTCGGGATGGTGCCGATCGGGACGGCCAGCATGTCGGTCAACCGGCTGGCCCGCGAGCGCGGCACCGAGGCGTTCGTGTTCGCGGCCAACGGCGAGGGCCATCCGCTGGGATTCCGGGTGGGTGCCGATCTGACCTCCTGGGTCGGGACCGGGCGATTCAACTCCCTCCGGTTTCACCGCCGGTGGTTCCAGGGGAGCAGCGTGGACGAGGCGCAGTATCAGATCATCCCCGACTCCAGCCGCTACCGGGAGGACGGCGTCCCCCAGGACTGGCAGGCGCCGAGCAATCCGCTGGACGAGCTCGCTTTCCTTTATTATCTCCGCACCGTGCCACTGAAGCCGGGCGCGACCTATCAGATCTCCCGGTACTTCAAGACGGGATACAACCCCATCGGGGTCCGGGTGGTCGGCCGGGACACGGCCACCCTGCCGAGCGGTGCCGCCGTGCCGGTGCTGGTACTCCAGATCACCTCGCGCAACCTCATGGTCGGCGTCCAATTGACCGATGACTCGCGGCGGCTTCCGGTGGAGATGGACCTTCCCCTGCCGTTCGGACGGGTGACCCTGGACCTGGTCGGCGGCGTCTAGTCCCCTCAGTATCGCCCCAGATAGTTGTCGATCTCCCACCGGCTGACCTGCAGATTGTACTGCAGCACCTCGTCGCGCTTGGCCTCCAGGAACCGCTCGGTCAGGTGCTCGCCCAGCGCCGCCTTCACCACATTGTCCTTCTCGAACATCTCCAGCGCCTCGTGCAGGTCCCGCGGCAGCTCGTCGATCCGATACTTGCGGCGGTCCCGATAGCTCATGGTGAAGATGTTCCGGTTGACCGGCTCGCGCGCCTTCAGCTTCTGCTCCACCCCATCCAGCCCGGCGGCCAGCTGGACCGTGAGCGCCAGATACGGGTTGCAGGACGGATCCGGCATCCGGAGCTCGCAGCGCGTGCCCAGCCCCCGGCGCTCGGGGATGCGCACCAGCGGTGAACGGTTCCGCATCGACCAGGCGACGTTCACCGGCGCCTCGTAGCCGGGCACCAGTCGCTTGTAGCTGTTGATCAGCGGGTTGGTGATCGCGCAGAAGCCCCGGGCGTGCTGTAGCAGGCCTTCGATGTAGCTCAGGGCCGTACGGGAGAGCTGGTACTCCGCCTTGGGATCGAAGAACGCGTTCTCCTTGCCCCGGAAGAGCGACTGGTGGGTATGCATGCCGTTGCCGTTCAGTCCCTGAATCGGCTTGGGCATGAACGACGCCAGGAAACCGTACCGGTTGGCCACGTTGCGCACGATGAACTTGAACGTGGTCAGGTTGTCTGCGGTGACCAGGGCGTCGGCGTAGCGCAGGTCGATCTCGTGCTGGCCGGTGGCCACCTCGTGATGCGCGGCCTCCACCTCGAACCCCATGGCTTCCACCTGCTCCACGATCACCCGGCGGATCTCCTCGCCCTTGTCCATCGGACCCAGATCGAAGTAGGCCGCGTCGTCGTGCGTCGTCGTCGTGGGCGACCCGTCGGCCGACTTCTCGAAGAGGAAGAACTCCGCCTCGCATCCCGCCATCATCGCAAAGCCGAGCTTCCGAGCCCGGGCGAGCTGGAGCTTGAGGGTGGTGCGGGGGCAGCCGGCGAACGGCTGCTCGTCCGGGGTGTAGATGTCGCAAAGCACCCGGGCCACCCGCCCGCCCTCGTCCTCGTACGGCAGAATGCGGAAGGTGGCGAGGTCCGGTTTGAGCAGCATGTCCGACTCTTCGATCCGCACGAAGCCTTCGATCGAGCTGCCGTCGAACATGATCTCCCCGTCCAGCGCCTTCCCGAACTGGGTGCGGGGCACCTCCACGTTCTTGTTGATCCCCAGGATGTCGGTGAACTGCAATCGAATGAAGTCGACCCCGAATTTGCGGGTGAGCTCGAGCAGGTCCTCCTTGCTCGCCCCGCCCAGCTCGGTGGGGAACCCTTCGAGGCTCGGACGCTCGGTCGAGCCGGCCGCCCGCTGCTTGGCCTGCGGCATGGATCGATACCCCGGTGGGAAGTGACACGGGACGAGCAGCTTTCGCGCCGCCCGCGGTGGACCGGAGGGAAAGAAAATTCCCCCGGGGGATTAGGGTAAGGGTCGGTCGGCAGCTCGCCGGTTTACCCGATGCTGGGGACCGGTTACGCTTCCACCCCACATGACCACGACGCCTCTCGCCTGCCCCGCCTGCGGGGCGCCCGCCACCGGTAACTTCTGCAGCCGCTGCGGCGCAGGGCTGGCTTCACGTGACTGCGCCCGCTGCCAGGCCCACCTGTCGCCTGGCGCGCGCTTCTGCCACCGCTGTGGTCAGGCGGTCCCCGGTGCGGCGCCCGCCGATGTCACGGCGAACCGCGAGCGGGTTGCCTGGCGCGTCGCCGGAGTCGTCTCCGTGGTGCTGGTCGGCGCTATCCTGCTCAAGGTATCCCGCGGAGCTCCCGCACCGGTGGCGCCGGACATGCCCAACGCGGGCGCGGCCGCGAGTCAGCCCGGTCCCGCCGGGAGCGCTGGCGGGGCCGGCGCGGCACCGGACATCAGTCAGATGTCACCCCGCGAGCGCTTCGACCGGCTGTTCAACCGGATCATGTCGGCAGCCGAGCAGGGCGACAGCGCCCAGGTGGAGCGGTTCACCCCGATGGCGCTCGGCGCCTATGCCCAGCTCGACTCGGCCGACATCGATGCCCGCTACCACGCGGCGGTGCTCCGGATCCAGACCGGTGACCTGGCCGGCGCCCTCGCTCTGGCCGACACCATCCAGGCCGAGCAGCCGGCGCACCTGTTCGCGGACCTGATCCGCGGCAGCGTGGCCGAGGCGCGGGGCGACGCCGCGGCCCGGGCCCGGGCCTCGCGGGATTTCCTGGCGCACTACGATGCCGAGATGAAAGCCAATCGAGTGGAATACCTCGAGCACGGGCCGGCGCTCGACGAGTTCAAACGCCAGGCGGAGAGCCGGTAAACTTCATGCCCAGAACCATCCGCGTTGCCCACAGCCCCGACTCCGACGACGCGTTCATGTTTTATGCGCTCGCGGAGGGCAAGATCGACACCGGCGAGCTCCGCTATGTGCACGAGCTGGCGGACATCGAATCGCTCAATCAGCGCGCCCGGCGGGCGGAGCTGGAAGTTACCGCGGTCTCGATCCACGCCTACGCCTACATCTGGCGGACCTATGCGCTGCTCGGCTCCGGCTCGTCGATGGGCGACGGGTACGGCCCCCGGCTCGTCTCCCGCCGTGCGGCGCCCGCCGATCCGCGAGCCGGCCTCCGCGGGCTCCGGGTGGCGGTGCCCGGCCGGCTCACCACTGCCTTTCTCTCGCTCAAGCTCTACCAGCCGGACGTGGTCGAGCTGGTGGTGCCGTTCGACGCCATAGAAGCCGCCGTGCTCGAAGGACAGGCGGACGTGGGCCTGCTGATTCACGAGGGTCAGCTTACCTACGCGGATAGCGGCCTGCATCTCTGGGCCGACCTCGGCGCGTGGTGGCTGGAGGACACCGGCCTGCCGCTCCCCTTGGGCGGGAACGCGGTCCGGCGCGACCTGGGGGCCGCCGTGATCGAGCAGATCGCCCGCGACCTCCGGGCGAGCATCGTGTACGCGCTGGAGCACCGGGCGCCGGCACTGACCCACGCCCGCCAGTTCAACCGGGGCATCGGCGACGAGCGCACCGACACCTTCGTGGGGATGTACGTGAACCAGTGGACCGTGGACTACGGTCCGCGCGGCCGCGAGGCTGTCCAGACGCTGCTGCGGCGCGGGTTCGAGGCGGGAATCATCCCCGAGCGGGTCACGCCGGAGTTCGTGGGGTAATTGACCCGCCCTGCGGCCCGTCCTACCTTCCGGACACCCTGAGAACTGTTCGTCCTCGCCTCACCCGAGGCAAGCGGCCGCGACGTTGACCGCCCTGGAGCGGCCCGGTGGAGGAGGCTGCGTGTCCCTCCCGGATGGCCCGGTCACCCTGCTCGTCGTCGACGACGAGGAGGGGATCCGCAACGCGCTCCGCAAGTTTCTCGTGCAACAGGGCTATGAGGTCGCGATTGCCGCGACGGGCGAGGAGGCCCTGGACCTCCTCAAGCGGCAGAAGATCAGCGGCATGCTGCTCGACGTGAACCTGCCGGGCATCAACGGCGTGGACCTGGTGCCCAAGGTCATGGAGCTGGAGCCCAGCATCGCGCTCCTCATGCTCACCGCCGTGAACGACGCCACCAGCGCGGCCCTCTGCATGCAGCGCGGCGCGCTGGACTACCTGATCAAGCCGATCGACCTCCCACACCTGGGCCGCGCCATCACCCAGGCACTGCAACGACGCCATACCCTCGTCGAAGGCCAGCAGATCAACCGCTGGCTGAAAGAGGAAGTCGCGGTGCGGGCGGCCGAGCGACGGGTGGAGCAGGCCAATCTGGAGCGGATCTCGGTGGCCACGCTGGAGGCGCTGGTGAACGCGCTCGAGGCCAAGGACCCCTATCTGCGGGGGCATTCCGCCCGGGTCGCCGATCTCTCCGCGATGGTGGCCGCCGAGCTCGGGCGGCAGGACGAGGAGGTGGAGGCGGTGCGCACCGCCGGCCGGCTGCACGACATCGGCAAGATCGGCATCCGGGAGGAGATCCTCAACAAACAGGGACCGCTCACCGATGAGGAGTACGAGCACGTGAAGCAGCACGTGCTGGTGGGCTCGCAGATCCTGGCGCCGCTGGTGCACCTGCGCGAGGTCATCAGCTTCGTCCGGAGCCACCACGAGCGATGGGATGGGTCCGGCTATCCTGATCGACTGGCGGCGGAGGCCATTCCCCTCGGCGCGCGTATCATCGGCGCGGTCGAGATCTACGACGCCCTCAGCACCTCCCGCCCCTATCAGGAAAAGATGCCGCCGGATCTCGCCGTCGAGCGGATGCGTGACCTGGTCGGCAGCGCGGTCGATCCCGAGGTCCACCGCGCCCTCGAAACGGTGATCGGGCACCGCCAGGCGCTGGTGTTCCTGGACGACATCCAAGGCTGACGTGGGAGGACCGCTGACCATGGCTGAGGCGTCGGACCGCCCCCGGGTGCTGGTGGTGGACGACGATCCGTCGCTCGCCCGTCTGATCCAGCATCTGCCCGCTATCCAGGCCTTCGGCCCGAGCACGCACGTGACCACCGGCCGCGAGGCGCTGCAGGCGCTCGACGGGATCGACATCGTGCTGCTCGATCACGAGCTCCCCGATGCCAGCGGACTGGAGATCCTGGACGCCATTCGCGCCCGGCCCACTCCGCCGGCGGTGGTCATGATCACCGCCCACGGCACCGAGTCGCTGGCGGCGACGGCGCTCCGCCGCGGGGCCGACGACTATCTGGCCAAGGACCCGTCGCTGGCCGAGCTGCTGCCGCAGGTAATGGAGCGGGTGCGGCGCGGCCGGGAGCTGCGCAAGGCGCTGGGCGCGGCGGAGCGCGATCTGGTCCGCGCCGAGCGACTCGGTGCCGTGGGCGAGATGACGGTCACTCTGAATCACAGCATCAACAATCCCCTCATGACCGCCTTCGCCGACGTGGAGGTGCTGGCCGACCCTGCCGTCCCCGAAGAGCAGCGCCGGCAGGCGCTGGACAGCGTGCGGGAGGCCCTCCGTCGCATCCGCGACATCGTCCGCCAGATCGGCGACCTTCGCGCCCTGCGGAGCAAGACCTACGCTCCCGGCGTGCAGATGGTGGACCTGGACCAGGACGCCCCGGCCGCCCACCCGCCCCGGCGCGGTGCCGCCCTGATGCACGTGCCGGAGGAGGATTTGGCTCGGGTGGTGGCCCTGCTGCTTCGCCACGCAGGGTTCAGCGTGGAGCGGGTGGCCGGCATGGAAGACCTCCAGCGGGCGGCCGGCGCCATCGGGGTCGCGCTGGTGGTCCTGATCGGCGGGTCCAGCGCGGCCGGGGCGCACCCGCTGGGCGGCTTCGCGCCCGACGGCAACCGGGCCTACCGGGTCGTGGCGCTGGTGGCGGGTGACGGCGAGGCGGCGCGCGCCGGCGGAGCGGACGTGGTGGTGCAGCTCCCGTTCGATCCCGGCAGCTTCACTGCCGACATGATCACGCTGGTGAGCTGACCCGCTTCGCCGCCTGGTAGCTCATTCCCTGGAGCCGGACGATCCGCTGCCGGACCGGCGGGTGCGAGGTGAGCGCGTTGGCCAGGAAGCCTTCGCGTGAGGAGAGCAGCCCGGGCGCCGGATCGACGATACACAGGTGCGCGGCGCCGCGCGTGACCGATCGGGTCGGGGACGACGCGGCCTCGAGCTTTTCCAGCGCGCTGGCCAGGGCGCCCGGATTGCGGGTGAACTGCGCGCCGGTGGCATCCGCCAGGTACTCCCGCTTCCGGCTCACGGCCATGGCCAGGACCCGGGAGACGATCGGGGCCACCAGGAGGGTCAGCACCCATAACACCAGGATGACGATCGCGAGCGGGTTGGCTCCCTTGCCACGATCGCGTGACCCGCCCGATCCGCCGCGTCCCAGGTAGCTCCCGCCTCGCATCATCCTCCCCAGCCCGTCGGACATCAGCGCGATCGCCCCGACCATCGCGGCGAGCAGCGTCATCAGCCGGACGTCGAGGTTCTGCACGTGCGCCATCTCATGGGCGATCACTCCCTGCAGCTCGTCCCGGGTGAGCGCGCCGAGCAGCCCCTCGGTGACCGCGAGGCTGGCGGTCGCGGCGTCGCGGCCGGTGGCGAACGCGTTGGGATCGCCGTCCGGCACAATCCAGATACGCGGCCGGGGCAGGCCGGAGGCGATGGACATCTCCTCGACCACGTTGACCAGCTGCTTCTCCGCCGGGGTGGCGGGCTCGAGCAGCTCGCGGGCGCCCGTGGCCCACAGCACCCGCTCGGCCCCGTAGCGCCAGGAGTACCAGCAGATGCCGCCAGCCACCAGGGTCGTGAAGATGCCGAGGAAGGGGACCACGTGGTGATAGCCGCCGGGCGGCGCGTCGGCGGTGAGCAGGCCGAAGGCCAGGTCGCCACCAAAGCCGACCCAGGCGAAGAAGACGATGAATCCGATGACGAGCCAGGTAGAGCGGCGGCGGTTGGACTCCTGCTGAGCGAAGAGGTCTGCCGGCTCGCTCACGGCGCCGGTTTGTTCATCGACAGATCCACGGTCGGCACCGCCCGCTCGGCGGCGTCCTCGATCTGCCACAGCTCGACAGGAGTGGCCTTGGCCAGTCCGGCGATCAGGCTGGTGGGGAACAGCATCTGCTTGGTGTTGTACTGCGTGGCCACGTCGTTGTAGAGCTGGCGGGCGAACCCGATCTTGTTTTCGGTGCTGGTCAGCTCCTCCTGCAGCTGGGCCACGTTGGCGGTGGCCTTGAGATCGGGGTAGGCCTCGGTCAGCGCAAACAGCCGGCCCAGCGCCTGGGTGAGCTCGCCCTCCGCCTGCGCGGTCTGCCGCACGCCGGTGGCGGTCACCGCTTTGTTGCGCGCTGCGATCACCGCCTCCAGCGTGTTGCGCTCGAAATCCATCGCCCCCTTGACCGTGTTCACCAGATTGGGGATCAGATCGTGCCGCCGCTTGAGCTGCACATCAATCTGCTTCCAGCCGTTGGCGACCTGGTTCTTGAGGGTGATCAAGCTGTTGTACGCCCCGACGACCCAGAGCACCAGGAGCGCGAGAATCACCAGGAGGATGATCGTGGCCATGGTCGATGCTTCCTCGAGTGGAATTACGGCGTGATCAGCGGCGCCAGCGCCTGACGAAACGCTTCCGCGATCGCGACCAGGTCGCCGTTCAGCCGAATGACGGGATGTTGCTCGTCGATCAGCACCTCGATACCTGGCGCGACGACGATCCGGCGACACGTCGAGCCCAGCGCCGAGGCGCCCTCTACCGGTGTCAGCCATCCCAGGACGGCCCGCCCCACCCGGCCGCGTCCTGTCCCGGGTGTCTGGAGCAGCGGCAGGCGGTCCGGCCGGGGGAGCGCCGGGCCCAGGACGCCGGCCACCCGCCGCTCGATCAGGTCGCCGGTGAGGCCTTCGAACTCACGGGTCATCGCCTCCAGGGTGGCACCCTCCATCTGCCGCAGCTTGATGGCGAGCACCTGCAGCAGGTGCCGATAGGAGTAGACCGCGGCGGTGCCCCGCCCGTCCGGTGGGCTCACCAGGCCGCGCGCCACGTAAAAGCGGATAGTGCGCTCGCTGGGGCGCGCCCGGGCGGCGGCGTTGACCGGCACCACGCCCGAGGCGTCCAGGATCCCGGCGGCCAGACCGGCCAGGTCTCGGAGTCCCCACGGCGCGAGCGCGCGATACTCTCGCAGGACGGCGAGCGGGTCCGGAGGAGCGCTGACCGACAGCCCGGCGGTCATGCCGGGCCGTTGCTCGCGCGCTGGTCCGGGCCGGGCTCCGCGTCGGCCAGGACGAACCGGACCGTCTCCGCCAGCGCGGAGAGGGTGAACGGCTTGAGCAGCAGCGGACAGGCCAGCAGCTCGGCGGGCCAGTCATGCTCCAGGCCAGATGAATCTCCGGTCATCAGGATGATCCGGCCGCGCAAGCGGGGCCAGCGCCGGACCAGCGCGAGGTACAGCATGGCGCCGGACAGGTGGGGAAGGTGAAGATCGAGCAGCACGAGATCGACGTCCGCCTCGTCGAGCATCGTGTAGGCCAGATGGGGATCACCCGCCGTGAGGACGTCGTACTGCAGACTCTCCAGCACGCGCGCCAGCGTGCGCCGGAGCGCGGGCTCGTCATCGACGATCAGCACCCGCGGGCTCACGAGGCCACCTGGCTGAGCGGAACACCGAGCGGGGTGAAGTAGCGGTGGGTCACGGCGGCGAGGGCCTCCTCCACGGACAGCGAAACTCGCAGCTCCCCGGCGGTGAGGCCGAAGACGGCGCGCAAGTGCATCTGGAGGGTCTTGGGCTTGCTGTAGCCCAACTTGAGTGCCACGTCCTCGACCGTGTAGCCAGGATCGAGCAGCAGCCGGTGGGCATAGAGCAGCCGGGTCAGCACCATCACCATGCGGGGAGACGGCAGTCCCACTTTGGTGAACCACCGTTCGCAGGTGCGCCGGGTGAGCTGGGCACGCTCCGCCAGCGCCGTCACGGTGGGCCCCTCGCCGGGGGCATGGAGCATCGTCTCCAGGGCCACCCGGAGCTCCGGCGGAAGCTCCTGGAGAATGCCGCCCAGCCCCTGGATGACCTGCTGGAGGGCGCTCTGCTCCAGCTCGGCGAGCAGCGAGCCGCGGAGGGCCCCGGGGGCGTCCTCGAACCGATGAACCACCACCCGCCGGATCCCGGCACGGCCGAGGTCGAGGAGCACTCCGGCCGTCGCGGGTGTCAGCTCGGTGTAGACCAGGAGCGGGAGCGAGGGGAAGAACTGGCGCAACCGCTCGATGCCGTGGGAACGGGGAGCCCCACCGCCCAGCAGGGGATCCACCACGGCCATGTCTATCGGCTTGGCGCGGATGGTCTCGACCGCCTCCGCCCAGGTCGACACCGTTTCCCAAAGAAAGCGGTCGGGGTCGATCGTCCGGAGCCGGAAAAGCCGATCGGCAGGCACGGCGGCGAGCAGGAGATGTCGCAAATCGGCCCCTGAATGTCGCAAAAAGGACCTAATAACGGGAGAAATTGCTCCTCAGATTGTCCGGACCCCGGAGTGTCTCCAGGTCATCTGAAAGGGATTCCCCCAATGTCACGTCCCACCACGAAATGGCTTGTGATCGCCTCGCTGACCGCTGCCACACTTGCATCCGCTGCCTGTACCCGGACGGACGCCACCGGCCCGTCGGAGCAGTCGGCACCGTCGTTCGAGACCCAGGGATCGAACAACTAGCCAGTCAGACTGGCAAATTCGCGGAGCCCGACCGCGACCGCTTGAACCGTCGGCGATCCACTCAGGCCGTCGGGGGTAGCGGACTCGGGCTCGCGAGTCTCACATTCGGAGAGGCTTGCGAGGATCCGTTCGAACCGGAAATACCAGGTGTTGATGTGGTGGGCCTCGGACAGCTCGAGCCCCGCCGCGAGCGCCCTGCGTGCGCGGCTGTACTGTCCGAAGCGCGCCAACCCGATGCCTAGTTTGTAATGGTAGTCGGCCAGCATGCTGGGTGGCATGCGCTTCCGCAAGTGACCCGCTTCACCCCGACACCGCTCGAACGCCATCCGGTTCCCCACCGTGGACTCCAGCTCCATCAGCTCCAGCAGGGCATTTGTCCGTACTAGGAAGCTGGTCTTGGAGGAGACCACGATATCGAACGCCAGACGCCCGGCCTCGTACGCACCGATGTCCCGAAGAACGGTCCCGAGATCTCCCAGCGTTCGCATCCGCTGCACCGCGTCCTCGGTGAGCATGAACGCCCGGTAGATGGCCTGCACCGCCTCCACCTGCCTCCCCTCGTTCGAGAGGACCGAGCCGATGTCGGCCCAGGCCATGGCCTGGACTTCCCGCAGACCAGCGGCCTCCGCCGCCCGGGCGACGTCCTCGGCCGTCGCG carries:
- a CDS encoding response regulator translates to MAEASDRPRVLVVDDDPSLARLIQHLPAIQAFGPSTHVTTGREALQALDGIDIVLLDHELPDASGLEILDAIRARPTPPAVVMITAHGTESLAATALRRGADDYLAKDPSLAELLPQVMERVRRGRELRKALGAAERDLVRAERLGAVGEMTVTLNHSINNPLMTAFADVEVLADPAVPEEQRRQALDSVREALRRIRDIVRQIGDLRALRSKTYAPGVQMVDLDQDAPAAHPPRRGAALMHVPEEDLARVVALLLRHAGFSVERVAGMEDLQRAAGAIGVALVVLIGGSSAAGAHPLGGFAPDGNRAYRVVALVAGDGEAARAGGADVVVQLPFDPGSFTADMITLVS
- the glnA gene encoding type I glutamate--ammonia ligase, with translation MPQAKQRAAGSTERPSLEGFPTELGGASKEDLLELTRKFGVDFIRLQFTDILGINKNVEVPRTQFGKALDGEIMFDGSSIEGFVRIEESDMLLKPDLATFRILPYEDEGGRVARVLCDIYTPDEQPFAGCPRTTLKLQLARARKLGFAMMAGCEAEFFLFEKSADGSPTTTTHDDAAYFDLGPMDKGEEIRRVIVEQVEAMGFEVEAAHHEVATGQHEIDLRYADALVTADNLTTFKFIVRNVANRYGFLASFMPKPIQGLNGNGMHTHQSLFRGKENAFFDPKAEYQLSRTALSYIEGLLQHARGFCAITNPLINSYKRLVPGYEAPVNVAWSMRNRSPLVRIPERRGLGTRCELRMPDPSCNPYLALTVQLAAGLDGVEQKLKAREPVNRNIFTMSYRDRRKYRIDELPRDLHEALEMFEKDNVVKAALGEHLTERFLEAKRDEVLQYNLQVSRWEIDNYLGRY
- a CDS encoding zinc ribbon domain-containing protein, which translates into the protein MTTTPLACPACGAPATGNFCSRCGAGLASRDCARCQAHLSPGARFCHRCGQAVPGAAPADVTANRERVAWRVAGVVSVVLVGAILLKVSRGAPAPVAPDMPNAGAAASQPGPAGSAGGAGAAPDISQMSPRERFDRLFNRIMSAAEQGDSAQVERFTPMALGAYAQLDSADIDARYHAAVLRIQTGDLAGALALADTIQAEQPAHLFADLIRGSVAEARGDAAARARASRDFLAHYDAEMKANRVEYLEHGPALDEFKRQAESR
- a CDS encoding MqnA/MqnD/SBP family protein; the encoded protein is MPRTIRVAHSPDSDDAFMFYALAEGKIDTGELRYVHELADIESLNQRARRAELEVTAVSIHAYAYIWRTYALLGSGSSMGDGYGPRLVSRRAAPADPRAGLRGLRVAVPGRLTTAFLSLKLYQPDVVELVVPFDAIEAAVLEGQADVGLLIHEGQLTYADSGLHLWADLGAWWLEDTGLPLPLGGNAVRRDLGAAVIEQIARDLRASIVYALEHRAPALTHARQFNRGIGDERTDTFVGMYVNQWTVDYGPRGREAVQTLLRRGFEAGIIPERVTPEFVG
- a CDS encoding DUF3108 domain-containing protein, translating into MPTIPFVLHAALLAHLASPYPFAVGERLQYEARLGMVPIGTASMSVNRLARERGTEAFVFAANGEGHPLGFRVGADLTSWVGTGRFNSLRFHRRWFQGSSVDEAQYQIIPDSSRYREDGVPQDWQAPSNPLDELAFLYYLRTVPLKPGATYQISRYFKTGYNPIGVRVVGRDTATLPSGAAVPVLVLQITSRNLMVGVQLTDDSRRLPVEMDLPLPFGRVTLDLVGGV
- a CDS encoding TIGR01458 family HAD-type hydrolase → MQDNQSGSRAAAAPAADRPTAWLLDLDGTLYAAGAAIPGAVEMLGRLRQAGTPFRLVTNTTSRSRAMLVERLGEYGFTVRPEEIFTATLAGVELLRATGHGRVAPFLPAPALKDIVGLELVGGTSGLSGAGPVDAVVLGDLGERWSYQLLQEAFERIMAGAALVALSRDRYWLRGERLALDAGPFVAALEYATGTSATVAGKPSSAFFAAAVRSLGAGEAGRIAMVGDDLWSDVDGAQRAGLQGWLVRTGKFREEVLRQSSITPDRIVSSVADLAMYL
- a CDS encoding HD domain-containing phosphohydrolase, giving the protein MSLPDGPVTLLVVDDEEGIRNALRKFLVQQGYEVAIAATGEEALDLLKRQKISGMLLDVNLPGINGVDLVPKVMELEPSIALLMLTAVNDATSAALCMQRGALDYLIKPIDLPHLGRAITQALQRRHTLVEGQQINRWLKEEVAVRAAERRVEQANLERISVATLEALVNALEAKDPYLRGHSARVADLSAMVAAELGRQDEEVEAVRTAGRLHDIGKIGIREEILNKQGPLTDEEYEHVKQHVLVGSQILAPLVHLREVISFVRSHHERWDGSGYPDRLAAEAIPLGARIIGAVEIYDALSTSRPYQEKMPPDLAVERMRDLVGSAVDPEVHRALETVIGHRQALVFLDDIQG